Proteins co-encoded in one Hymenobacter swuensis DY53 genomic window:
- a CDS encoding PaaI family thioesterase, producing MTSTSDTVRLEKFRRDISNPLKLKLFMLRRLPMAYLAGLRIAELTAERATVTVPYKYLTQNPFRSIYFACLSMAAEMASGLLSMMHVQAGSPVSMLVVGLEADFSKKAVGLIRFTSTDGAAIGQAIAESRTTGEGRTVVCTSTGTDAAGDVVAVFRITWSFRAKK from the coding sequence ATGACTAGTACCTCCGATACCGTCCGCCTGGAGAAATTCCGCCGCGACATCAGCAATCCGCTTAAACTAAAACTGTTCATGCTCCGGCGGCTGCCGATGGCCTACCTGGCCGGGCTGCGCATTGCGGAGCTGACAGCCGAACGGGCCACCGTGACGGTGCCGTACAAATACCTTACCCAGAACCCGTTCCGTAGCATCTACTTTGCCTGCCTGAGTATGGCGGCCGAAATGGCCAGCGGCCTGCTGAGCATGATGCATGTGCAGGCCGGTTCGCCGGTATCTATGCTGGTGGTAGGGCTGGAGGCTGATTTCTCGAAGAAAGCCGTGGGCCTTATCCGCTTCACCAGCACTGATGGAGCTGCTATTGGCCAAGCCATTGCCGAAAGCCGCACCACCGGGGAAGGCCGCACCGTCGTCTGCACCAGCACCGGTACTGATGCCGCCGGCGACGTGGTGGCCGTGTTCCGGATTACGTGGTCGTTCCGGGCGAAGAAGTAA
- a CDS encoding PPC domain-containing DNA-binding protein, which yields MSAASAVASSSLRTYALRLRPGQDLRQKLLAFVTRHQLRAACVLTGVGSLTTTTLRLANQEGPTVYHGHFEIVSLVGTLSVEGSHLHLSVADSTGRTIGGHLLDGNLIYTTAELVIGELPELDFRRETDTTFGYKELAVYPAAPGATAPAPTRKEPRSKPKK from the coding sequence ATGTCTGCTGCCTCTGCCGTTGCCTCTTCGTCGCTCCGTACGTACGCCCTGCGCCTCCGGCCCGGTCAGGATTTGCGGCAGAAACTGCTGGCGTTTGTAACCCGACATCAACTGCGGGCGGCCTGCGTGCTGACGGGCGTAGGCAGCCTGACCACCACTACGCTACGGCTGGCCAATCAGGAGGGCCCCACGGTATACCACGGCCACTTCGAAATCGTGTCGCTGGTAGGAACACTGTCGGTGGAAGGGAGTCACCTGCACCTGTCGGTAGCTGACTCCACGGGGCGCACCATCGGCGGGCATCTGCTGGATGGGAATCTGATTTACACCACCGCCGAGCTGGTAATTGGTGAACTGCCGGAGTTGGACTTTCGGCGGGAAACAGATACCACGTTCGGGTACAAGGAGCTGGCCGTGTACCCGGCCGCGCCCGGTGCAACTGCTCCCGCCCCTACCCGGAAAGAACCCCGGTCGAAACCGAAAAAATAG
- a CDS encoding diadenylate cyclase, with the protein MLSPLPLIAAPPVAFGTPLPLPASFSIWPYQTRFRQAAQAIATGIFDSLDEDLDPYVLLLALPADEEDQPDFDTAPAAICLEPIDCGLEGLAFGEARSRGRYYQYLHPWNAPEGELIPEEIVQRKRVAIGLRQAVQEILEDLTSSGKFQYYAGAPVRIQSHFVVPVLRLNRKVVQAYPTLQKNRYYTDGRLLSHSLLMSAVLRFHEECFKSLTEPEPGSGLLVRPRETDEIVRSAGKLFMDTPAQDLGMNPSATKLFATCNTISSLRYEGEEGVGKLLLARRGHPNLSEVFALTCPTPLTDYRAVRKLLEMTTQDVSLLADGENVYALGRQVGQYDATREDLFVINFVTHYAWEFQHGGQVLMRAHYGLPSLPRTRLNRARFRRDLKRTFQLTDSAKVERLWDVVVEASRQKHGTLLVITTEALAEADRLKLQCTLIEPVPLTPLITRLVTAIDGAVLLDPESYCYSIGVILDGKASGHGTSTRGARYNSAIRYVDSSPYPCLAIVVSEDGLVDVITKESLREEN; encoded by the coding sequence TTGCCGCTCCCCCGGTTGCTTTCGGAACTCCCCTACCCCTGCCCGCCAGCTTCTCCATCTGGCCCTACCAGACCCGCTTCCGGCAGGCCGCGCAGGCCATTGCCACCGGCATTTTCGACAGCCTCGACGAAGACCTGGACCCGTACGTGCTGCTGCTGGCCCTGCCCGCCGATGAGGAGGACCAGCCCGATTTCGACACGGCACCGGCTGCCATTTGCCTGGAGCCCATAGACTGTGGCCTTGAGGGTCTGGCTTTCGGGGAGGCCCGTTCTCGTGGCCGCTACTACCAATATCTGCATCCCTGGAACGCTCCGGAAGGAGAGCTGATACCGGAAGAAATAGTACAGCGCAAACGGGTAGCAATAGGTTTGCGCCAGGCAGTGCAGGAAATACTGGAAGATCTGACCAGCAGCGGCAAATTTCAGTATTACGCCGGCGCACCAGTCCGGATTCAGTCGCACTTTGTGGTACCGGTGCTGCGGCTCAACCGCAAAGTAGTGCAGGCGTATCCCACGCTCCAGAAAAACCGCTACTACACCGACGGCCGCCTGCTTTCCCACTCCCTGCTGATGTCGGCCGTACTTCGGTTTCATGAGGAGTGCTTCAAGTCGCTCACGGAGCCTGAGCCGGGTTCCGGGCTGCTGGTGCGCCCCCGTGAAACCGACGAAATCGTGCGCTCGGCCGGTAAGCTGTTCATGGATACGCCGGCCCAGGACCTGGGCATGAACCCGTCGGCGACCAAGCTGTTTGCCACCTGCAATACTATTTCCTCGCTGCGCTATGAGGGTGAGGAAGGCGTGGGCAAGCTGCTGCTGGCCCGGCGCGGCCACCCCAACCTCTCGGAGGTATTCGCCCTTACCTGCCCCACCCCCCTCACCGATTACCGGGCGGTGCGCAAACTGCTGGAAATGACGACGCAGGATGTGAGCCTGTTGGCCGACGGCGAGAATGTGTACGCCTTGGGTCGGCAGGTGGGCCAATACGATGCCACGCGGGAGGATTTGTTTGTCATCAACTTCGTGACGCACTATGCCTGGGAATTTCAGCACGGCGGGCAGGTGCTTATGCGCGCCCACTATGGCCTGCCCAGCCTGCCGCGTACCCGCCTCAACCGCGCCCGTTTCCGCCGCGACCTAAAACGCACGTTCCAGCTCACTGACAGTGCCAAGGTAGAGCGCCTTTGGGATGTGGTAGTAGAAGCCAGCCGCCAGAAGCACGGCACCCTGCTGGTCATCACCACCGAAGCCCTGGCCGAAGCCGACCGCCTCAAGCTGCAATGCACGCTTATTGAGCCGGTACCCCTCACCCCGCTCATCACTCGTCTCGTCACTGCCATCGACGGCGCCGTGCTACTCGACCCGGAAAGCTACTGCTACTCTATTGGCGTCATTCTGGACGGGAAGGCCTCCGGCCACGGTACCAGCACCCGCGGGGCCCGCTATAACTCCGCCATCCGCTACGTGGATAGCTCACCTTATCCTTGTCTGGCCATCGTGGTCAGTGAAGACGGACTGGTGGACGTCATCACCAAGGAAAGCCTGCGGGAGGAGAACTAG
- a CDS encoding DUF3857 domain-containing protein — MSTKRVNSGQWALGLWLLLLGISQQARAQQPVQQFMQLKQQYPAEKAVYLDYRQELTVELKGDSVQVVARHHYDMLHLAGQSDMYAPDQVYSSHFNRLQKIEARTLLPATNDYKALKVTEFKDKFEIRPGIFFDDARVVSFSYPAVAPGVRTVCDYTVRHPDARFLNPFYFASYVPVQHAELVITAPRTVRLNTKQFNIPTGKVTYTRQEKGSNVIYRWVADNLPAAKREADGPESSYYVPHLVFFVEEAQVNGQTRKLLGGVPELYSLYSGFVTGLDKQESPALRRVVDSLTVSARTEPEKVARIYYWVQDHVRYIAFENGLRGFIPHDAGRVYASRYGDCKDMANLLHEMLRMAGVKSYRTWIGTRDLPYHYADLATPGVDNHMITTYEPRPGEYVFLDATSKYTPYGMPSWMIQGKDALLALDGKNCKVVSVPVMERQRSRTVDSSVVVLDGTTGLRGTGRLALNGYAKVRHSYALDGLNPTDEAKLVKSLVERGNNKFFVDKYAVHDLDTRDQPLVVDYEYRLQDYVQRLDDEVYVNLNLDQRYAADRLDPAKRTLARTNDYFHTTRTRTEFEVPAGYEVTYLPANTTGQDQMLGFSIRYERKGTKIIQEKEVFVNYLMLEPAQFGQWNTVVDKLNAAYRDAIILKRKKA, encoded by the coding sequence ATGTCTACGAAACGCGTTAACTCGGGGCAGTGGGCTCTGGGGCTGTGGTTACTGCTATTAGGAATAAGCCAGCAGGCCCGGGCGCAGCAGCCGGTGCAGCAGTTCATGCAGCTCAAGCAGCAATATCCCGCCGAGAAGGCCGTGTACCTCGATTACCGCCAGGAACTGACGGTAGAGTTGAAAGGCGACTCGGTGCAGGTAGTGGCCCGGCACCACTACGATATGCTGCACCTGGCCGGGCAGTCGGATATGTACGCTCCGGACCAGGTGTACAGCTCCCACTTCAACCGCCTTCAGAAAATTGAGGCCCGCACCCTGTTGCCTGCCACCAACGACTATAAGGCGCTGAAGGTGACGGAATTCAAGGATAAATTTGAAATCCGGCCGGGTATTTTCTTCGATGATGCCCGGGTGGTGAGCTTTTCCTATCCGGCCGTGGCGCCCGGCGTACGCACCGTGTGCGACTATACGGTGCGCCACCCCGATGCCCGCTTTTTGAACCCGTTCTACTTCGCCAGCTACGTACCCGTGCAACATGCTGAGTTGGTCATAACGGCCCCGCGTACCGTGCGCCTCAATACCAAGCAGTTCAATATTCCGACTGGGAAAGTCACGTACACCCGCCAGGAAAAGGGAAGCAACGTCATCTACCGCTGGGTGGCTGATAACCTGCCCGCCGCCAAACGGGAAGCCGATGGCCCGGAGTCAAGCTACTACGTGCCGCACCTAGTGTTCTTCGTGGAAGAAGCCCAGGTGAACGGTCAAACGCGGAAGCTGTTGGGGGGAGTACCCGAACTCTACAGCCTGTATTCGGGCTTTGTGACCGGCCTCGATAAGCAGGAAAGTCCCGCGTTGCGCCGGGTGGTGGATTCGCTGACGGTAAGTGCCCGCACTGAGCCCGAGAAGGTAGCCCGCATCTACTACTGGGTGCAGGACCACGTCCGCTACATTGCCTTTGAAAACGGCCTGCGCGGCTTTATCCCGCACGACGCCGGCCGCGTGTACGCCAGCCGCTACGGCGACTGTAAGGACATGGCCAATCTGCTGCACGAAATGCTGCGCATGGCCGGCGTAAAATCGTACCGCACCTGGATTGGCACCCGTGACCTGCCCTACCATTACGCTGACCTGGCCACGCCCGGTGTGGATAACCACATGATTACCACCTATGAGCCCCGCCCCGGCGAGTACGTGTTTCTGGATGCCACCAGCAAATACACGCCCTATGGCATGCCTTCCTGGATGATTCAGGGCAAGGATGCGCTGTTGGCGCTGGATGGCAAGAACTGCAAGGTGGTGAGCGTGCCCGTGATGGAGCGCCAGCGCAGCCGCACCGTTGACAGCTCGGTCGTGGTGCTTGATGGTACTACCGGGTTGCGCGGCACGGGCCGCTTGGCCCTCAATGGTTACGCCAAAGTGCGCCACTCCTACGCCCTCGACGGCCTCAACCCTACCGATGAAGCCAAACTGGTGAAAAGCCTGGTGGAGCGTGGCAACAACAAGTTCTTTGTGGACAAGTACGCGGTCCACGACCTCGACACCCGCGACCAGCCGCTGGTAGTGGACTACGAGTACCGCTTGCAGGATTATGTGCAGCGTCTCGATGACGAAGTGTACGTAAACCTCAACCTCGACCAGCGGTACGCCGCCGACCGTCTCGACCCCGCCAAGCGTACCCTGGCCCGCACCAACGACTACTTCCATACCACCCGCACCCGCACCGAGTTTGAGGTGCCGGCCGGGTACGAGGTAACCTACCTGCCTGCCAACACCACCGGCCAGGACCAGATGCTGGGCTTTTCCATTCGTTACGAGCGGAAAGGCACTAAAATCATCCAAGAGAAGGAGGTGTTCGTGAACTACCTGATGCTGGAACCCGCCCAGTTCGGCCAATGGAACACCGTGGTAGATAAGCTCAATGCGGCGTACCGTGACGCCATTATTCTCAAGCGCAAAAAAGCGTAG
- a CDS encoding DUF3857 domain-containing protein: MITLFKRYTPLLLAGLLLWLPATVQAQTAPAAITYAAYTWEAKRKPLTITAAESKQPAVVLHDFRAEEFAVDARRELKLYSVDHRIVRVNTSDGIERFNKIYLPVQDGGRILSLKARTISPRGEIVDVAEGNMKELKDEDGSRGYKVFAVEGVEKGSEIEYLFTRERAPSYFGRIYLQSEVLTREIQVELITPEALTFEVRRYPGGLLRDTVLNEKRVSRLTLRDVPALREEGFANAQAQRQRLEYKFAYSSARGRTRLFTWADASQFLYNRVYNWNKDELKAVDKLLKQMNLPATQPLPVLENYLKTNFRLIEDGSEANLTRVVTDRSASETGFARLFAALMNRLNIAHELVLTNDRSEAPFDDTFDTWNYLDHPVFYFPSTKQWLAPGRPDYRLPLIPAEWTANKGLFVRRVQLGSTETAVGKIGEIPTLTADQSPSDLNIAVQFAPNLDKSTVTIRETLGGYHAQQIQPFFAQIPEDKRPEVLQGVIKSNVPDAAFQKLESTNGETGLNPLEKPFLIDATVESVALLDRAGPKYLFKVGTLLGPQSELYQADERQFDVENDFNRRYNRTITFEVPAGYQVRNLQDLNFDVQAGPTAAGPEYLFKSSYEQQGQKVTVTIREYYRQIRWPKADFEAFRGVVNAAANFNKVVLVLEKKG, translated from the coding sequence GTGATAACGCTATTCAAACGCTACACCCCGTTGCTACTGGCCGGGTTGCTGCTGTGGCTGCCCGCCACTGTGCAGGCCCAAACTGCCCCGGCGGCCATTACCTACGCCGCCTACACCTGGGAGGCGAAACGCAAACCCCTCACCATTACCGCCGCCGAGAGCAAACAACCCGCCGTGGTACTGCATGATTTCCGGGCAGAGGAATTTGCCGTGGATGCGCGTCGGGAACTCAAGCTGTACTCAGTAGACCACCGCATCGTGCGCGTAAACACGTCTGATGGCATTGAGCGTTTCAACAAAATCTACCTGCCCGTGCAGGATGGCGGCCGCATCCTGTCGTTGAAAGCCCGCACCATCAGCCCTCGGGGGGAAATTGTGGATGTGGCGGAAGGCAACATGAAGGAGCTGAAAGACGAGGACGGCAGCCGGGGCTACAAGGTGTTTGCCGTAGAAGGCGTGGAGAAAGGCAGTGAAATTGAATACCTCTTCACACGGGAGAGGGCTCCCAGCTACTTCGGCCGCATCTACCTACAAAGCGAAGTACTCACCCGCGAAATTCAGGTGGAGCTGATTACGCCCGAGGCCCTCACGTTTGAAGTGCGCCGCTACCCCGGCGGCCTGCTGCGCGACACGGTGCTGAACGAGAAGCGCGTCAGCCGCCTTACGCTGCGCGATGTGCCGGCCCTGCGGGAAGAAGGTTTTGCCAATGCCCAGGCCCAACGCCAGCGGCTGGAATACAAATTTGCCTACAGCTCCGCCCGGGGCCGCACCCGGCTTTTTACCTGGGCCGATGCCAGCCAGTTCCTCTATAACCGCGTGTATAACTGGAATAAGGACGAGCTGAAAGCAGTGGACAAGCTGCTCAAGCAGATGAACCTGCCCGCCACCCAGCCGTTGCCGGTACTGGAAAACTACCTCAAAACCAATTTCCGGCTGATCGAAGACGGCAGCGAGGCAAACCTCACGCGCGTGGTGACCGACCGTTCCGCCTCCGAAACGGGGTTTGCCCGTTTGTTTGCCGCCCTCATGAACCGGCTCAACATTGCCCACGAGCTGGTACTGACCAACGACCGGAGCGAGGCCCCCTTCGACGATACCTTCGACACCTGGAACTACCTCGACCACCCGGTTTTCTATTTCCCGAGCACCAAGCAGTGGCTGGCTCCCGGCCGCCCCGACTACCGCCTGCCTCTGATTCCGGCTGAATGGACGGCGAACAAAGGCCTGTTTGTGCGCCGCGTGCAGCTGGGCAGCACGGAAACGGCCGTGGGCAAAATCGGCGAAATCCCGACTCTCACCGCCGACCAAAGCCCCAGCGACCTGAACATAGCTGTGCAGTTTGCCCCCAACCTCGATAAAAGCACCGTGACCATCCGGGAAACGCTGGGGGGCTACCATGCCCAACAGATTCAGCCCTTCTTCGCGCAGATTCCGGAAGATAAGCGGCCCGAAGTATTGCAGGGCGTCATCAAGAGCAACGTGCCCGATGCTGCTTTTCAGAAGCTGGAATCTACCAACGGCGAAACCGGCCTGAACCCGTTAGAAAAGCCCTTCCTGATTGATGCCACCGTCGAGTCGGTGGCGCTACTGGACCGGGCAGGACCGAAGTACCTATTCAAGGTCGGTACGCTGCTGGGGCCACAATCGGAGCTGTACCAGGCTGATGAACGGCAGTTTGACGTGGAGAATGACTTCAACCGCCGCTACAACCGCACCATCACCTTCGAGGTGCCGGCTGGCTACCAGGTGCGCAATCTGCAGGATCTGAACTTCGATGTGCAGGCCGGCCCCACGGCCGCCGGCCCGGAGTACCTGTTCAAATCCAGCTACGAGCAGCAGGGCCAGAAAGTCACGGTTACCATCCGGGAGTATTACCGCCAGATCCGCTGGCCCAAAGCCGATTTTGAGGCTTTTCGGGGAGTAGTAAACGCCGCCGCCAACTTCAATAAAGTGGTACTGGTGCTGGAAAAGAAAGGGTAA
- a CDS encoding toxin-antitoxin system YwqK family antitoxin, whose protein sequence is MRVFTYGTLLSLWAGAAATAYGQQQPATVPTASRALQEGIALHDKGDFAGAIRQYLLVPSSDSGYVGIQGELALSYLQNKQYKEAAEASRRAIALHMHDAQPYYVLAEAEENLKHESEAFRAYTDGLKLMPYNQLLWFNQGVSYDALKKRPAALASWQRSLELAPMHPGTHYQLAWLALEQGQTARALISLLTFLAIQPDSENSQQALILAENIAANTQEVEEKEREKPFVPNDAFQDLDLLLTSKVALRKDYTTKVKFDANIVKQAQLLIEKFPAGGSSETDLWLRAYGPMVEALRRDDNLTAFTYLILYSADDKRASQWVKSNKSKVERMSQAVSQALLSLRVQQPVSGQPEGTRRTAWFHEKKIQGIGEGTTKDGDLESLRGPWLFLDKAGAVSKEGSFTADSKRTGRWREYHDNGQLAKDMNYDAQGLLEGRYAEYHDNGALSVDGTYQAGKLVGTAKLYHYCGEAREARKYENGDATGEALFYYPTGKLQRRANYRADKLEGPSAHFYPDGTPEATYTYVADKRQGAFEVFYPDKQLERKGAYEQGELHGDYKDYFPNGQLASAGRYDHGKQVGRWQTFYASGKPSDEKTFDPATGELHGTLKDYDKDGRLLSELEYVQGRVTKLTYFDAAGKPISQTAIAKKGRTEVKGVRPDGVTRFTGAYTDGRMSGEWRWFRRNGSLATVRNYLNGKQQGAEEFYASNGRVSQRNQYQDDQLDGFSQTYYPHGQLQRAGYYTAGEQQGTWKQYYPTGQLSEEYNLQSGTMHGQTRSYTPGGKLTQERWLEYDRPLTITSFDSVGAVVDRLVVQPTTKAFTMHYPNGKPRVESGWLCYDYQGSEKWLFPNGKTEVTSEMDQGNRQGAYRSYHPFTGKLVEEGTYRDGKREGEWKYYYASGTLRSRGTYQRGESEGEWSSYFENGQLEKVSTYAADDLNGPLRIYNMQGELLLEKLYADGELLGFRSPGPDGKATGDLKPVGTISTTFTNGKPAATETYQKGTLSGSRTYYYSTGQVYRRAQNSPDGQLTGTLTTYYPNGKVQEEEAYAFDELHGRSRYYRPDGTLEREETFRCGEKAGPTVYYDAQGKPLRTDFYWNTHVYETR, encoded by the coding sequence ATGCGAGTTTTTACGTACGGTACGCTCCTGAGCCTGTGGGCCGGAGCTGCCGCCACGGCGTACGGCCAACAGCAGCCGGCTACCGTACCCACCGCCTCCCGGGCTTTGCAGGAGGGCATTGCACTGCATGATAAAGGCGACTTTGCCGGGGCCATCCGGCAGTATCTGCTGGTACCTTCCTCCGATTCCGGCTACGTAGGGATTCAGGGCGAGCTGGCCCTTTCTTATCTGCAGAACAAGCAGTACAAAGAAGCCGCCGAAGCCAGCCGCCGGGCCATTGCGTTGCACATGCACGATGCCCAGCCATACTACGTGCTGGCCGAAGCCGAAGAGAACCTGAAGCATGAGTCCGAAGCCTTTCGGGCCTACACCGATGGGCTGAAGCTCATGCCCTACAACCAGCTGCTGTGGTTCAACCAGGGCGTGAGCTACGATGCGCTTAAAAAGCGGCCGGCCGCGCTGGCCAGCTGGCAGCGGAGCTTGGAGCTGGCGCCCATGCACCCGGGCACGCATTACCAACTGGCGTGGCTGGCACTGGAGCAGGGCCAGACGGCCCGGGCCCTTATCAGCCTGCTTACGTTTCTGGCCATTCAGCCCGATTCGGAAAACAGTCAGCAAGCCCTGATTCTGGCCGAGAATATTGCCGCTAACACGCAGGAAGTAGAAGAAAAGGAACGGGAAAAGCCCTTCGTGCCCAACGACGCCTTTCAGGACCTGGATCTGCTGCTGACCTCCAAAGTGGCCCTGCGCAAAGACTACACCACCAAGGTGAAGTTCGATGCCAACATTGTAAAGCAGGCGCAGCTGCTGATAGAGAAATTTCCGGCTGGTGGCTCCTCTGAAACCGACCTCTGGCTCCGGGCGTACGGCCCCATGGTGGAAGCCCTGCGCCGCGACGACAACCTGACGGCCTTCACCTACCTCATTCTGTACTCCGCCGATGATAAGCGGGCCAGCCAGTGGGTGAAATCCAACAAAAGCAAAGTGGAGCGCATGAGCCAGGCCGTTTCCCAGGCGCTACTGAGCCTGCGGGTGCAACAGCCCGTGTCTGGCCAGCCTGAAGGGACTCGCCGTACGGCCTGGTTTCACGAGAAAAAGATCCAGGGTATCGGCGAAGGCACCACCAAAGATGGCGACCTGGAAAGCCTGCGCGGCCCTTGGCTGTTCCTGGATAAAGCCGGAGCCGTCAGCAAGGAAGGCTCCTTCACGGCGGATAGCAAGCGTACCGGCCGCTGGCGCGAATACCACGACAACGGGCAGCTAGCCAAGGACATGAACTACGATGCGCAGGGGCTGCTGGAAGGCCGCTACGCGGAGTATCATGATAACGGCGCGCTGTCGGTGGACGGTACTTACCAGGCCGGTAAACTTGTGGGTACGGCCAAGCTGTACCACTATTGCGGCGAGGCAAGGGAGGCGCGTAAGTACGAGAATGGTGACGCCACCGGCGAGGCCCTGTTCTACTATCCCACCGGTAAGCTGCAGCGCCGGGCCAATTACCGCGCTGATAAGCTGGAAGGGCCTTCCGCTCATTTCTACCCCGATGGAACCCCCGAAGCCACGTACACTTACGTGGCCGATAAGCGGCAGGGAGCCTTTGAGGTCTTCTACCCCGACAAGCAGCTGGAACGCAAAGGCGCGTACGAACAGGGTGAGCTGCACGGCGACTACAAAGACTATTTCCCGAACGGGCAGCTGGCCAGTGCCGGCCGATACGACCACGGCAAGCAGGTCGGCCGCTGGCAGACGTTCTACGCCTCCGGCAAGCCCAGCGACGAGAAGACGTTTGACCCGGCTACCGGCGAGCTGCACGGAACACTGAAAGATTACGACAAGGATGGCCGGCTGCTTAGTGAGCTGGAGTACGTCCAGGGGCGCGTAACCAAGCTCACGTATTTCGACGCGGCCGGCAAGCCAATAAGTCAGACGGCTATTGCCAAAAAGGGGCGTACCGAAGTGAAAGGCGTGCGTCCCGATGGCGTTACCCGCTTCACGGGTGCGTACACCGATGGCCGCATGAGCGGCGAATGGCGCTGGTTTCGGCGCAACGGCAGCCTGGCTACAGTACGCAACTACCTCAATGGCAAGCAGCAGGGCGCAGAGGAATTCTACGCCAGCAACGGCCGGGTCAGTCAGCGCAACCAGTACCAGGACGACCAGCTGGATGGTTTCTCGCAGACCTACTACCCGCACGGCCAGCTGCAACGGGCGGGTTACTACACCGCCGGGGAGCAGCAGGGTACCTGGAAGCAGTATTACCCTACCGGTCAGCTTAGTGAGGAGTATAACCTGCAAAGCGGCACCATGCATGGCCAGACGCGCAGCTATACACCCGGCGGCAAGCTCACTCAGGAGCGGTGGCTGGAGTATGACCGGCCCCTCACTATCACTTCCTTCGATTCCGTTGGGGCAGTAGTAGACCGCCTAGTGGTGCAGCCGACCACCAAAGCCTTCACTATGCACTACCCCAATGGTAAGCCCCGCGTTGAAAGCGGCTGGTTGTGCTATGATTATCAAGGGAGTGAAAAATGGCTGTTCCCCAACGGCAAAACCGAAGTTACCAGCGAAATGGACCAGGGCAACCGGCAAGGGGCTTACCGCTCCTACCACCCGTTCACGGGCAAGCTGGTGGAGGAAGGTACCTACCGTGACGGTAAGCGGGAAGGCGAGTGGAAGTACTACTATGCTTCGGGCACCTTGCGCAGCAGAGGCACTTATCAGCGCGGTGAGTCGGAAGGGGAGTGGAGCAGCTACTTCGAGAACGGACAGTTGGAAAAGGTTTCCACCTACGCCGCCGATGACCTGAACGGACCTCTGCGCATTTACAATATGCAAGGCGAACTGCTGCTGGAAAAGCTGTACGCCGATGGGGAACTGCTGGGCTTCCGTAGCCCCGGCCCCGATGGTAAAGCCACCGGCGACCTGAAACCCGTCGGCACCATCAGCACTACTTTCACCAACGGCAAACCTGCCGCTACCGAAACATACCAGAAAGGTACCCTCAGCGGCTCCCGTACCTATTATTACAGCACCGGCCAAGTGTATCGGCGGGCCCAGAACTCGCCCGATGGGCAGCTGACGGGCACGCTCACTACCTATTACCCCAACGGCAAGGTGCAGGAAGAGGAAGCCTACGCGTTTGACGAGCTGCACGGCCGCAGCCGTTACTACCGCCCCGATGGCACGCTGGAGCGCGAAGAAACCTTCCGTTGCGGTGAAAAAGCCGGCCCTACGGTATACTATGACGCGCAGGGCAAACCCTTACGAACTGATTTTTACTGGAATACCCATGTCTACGAAACGCGTTAA